A single window of Nicotiana sylvestris chromosome 5, ASM39365v2, whole genome shotgun sequence DNA harbors:
- the LOC104242622 gene encoding large ribosomal subunit protein uL13w-like, which produces MVSGSGISARRVVVDARHHMLGRLSSILAKELLNGQRVVVVRCEEICLSGGLVRQKMKYLRFLRKRMNTKPSHGPIHFRAPSKILWRTIRGMIPHKTKRGAAALARLKVYEGVPPPYDKIKRMVIPDALKVLRLQAGHKYCLLGKLSSEVGWNHYDTIKELENKRKERAQVAYERRKQLAKLRVKAEKAAEEKLGPQLAVIEPIKY; this is translated from the exons ATGGTGTCAGGTTCAGGGATCTCCGCAAGGAGGGTGGTGGTTGACGCTCGCCACCATATGTTGGGCAGATTATCTTCAATTTTGGCTAAGGAATTGTTGAATGGACAGAGAGTTGTGGTTGTTAGGTGCGAAGAGATATGTTTATCGGGTGGACTTGTGAGACAGAAAATGAAGTATTTGAGGTTTCTTCGTAAGAGGATGAATACTAAGCCTTCTCATGGTCCTATTCACTTTCGTGCTCCTTCTAAGATCCTCTGGCGTACCATCCGTgg taTGATTCCCCACAAGACTAAGCGTGGAGCTGCTGCACTTGCCCGCTTGAAGGTTTATGAAGGTGTTCCACCACCATATGACAAAATTAAGAGAATGGTCATTCCTGACGCTCTCAA GGTATTGAGGCTCCAAGCAGGACATAAATACTGTCTCTTGGGCAAGCTTTCATCAGAGGTTGGATGGAACCATTATGACACTATTAAG GAACTTGAGAACAAGAGAAAGGAGAGAGCCCAAGTTGCATATGAGAGGAGAAAGCAGTTGGCTAAACTAAGGGTTAAGGCCGAGAAAGCTGCCGAGGAGAAGCTCGGTCCACAACTTGCTGTTATTGAACCTATCAAGTATTAG